One window of Oncorhynchus kisutch isolate 150728-3 unplaced genomic scaffold, Okis_V2 Okis05a-Okis16b_hom, whole genome shotgun sequence genomic DNA carries:
- the LOC109887077 gene encoding zinc finger protein OZF-like — protein MASVKLEDCSQTLELNVIIKDEEEEEKIGDHVETFSTSREKQQEDDRAKRSHHCPHCEEIFPILSKLKIHLKIHTGDHLYPCTDCRKRFTTSRSLTVHQRIHTGEKPYFCSDCEKRFSRLGDLKKHERIHTGVKPYSCSDCGKSFSRLGHLKTHERIHTGEKPYSCSDCGNSFSRLGDLKTHERIHTGVKPYSCSDCGKSFSRLDHLKTHERIHTGEKPYSCSDCGKSFSRLGNLKTHERIHTGVKPYSCSECGKSFSRLGDLKTHESTHTGVNSYSCSDCGKRFSRLGHLKTHERIHTGVKPYSCSKCGKSFSRLGHLKRHERIHTGEKPYSCSDCGKCFTTSTDLKVHQRTHTGEKPYSCCDCVKCFKTSTDLKVHQRTHTGVKPYSCSDCGKRFSRMGQLKRHQGTHKGEKPYH, from the exons atggcatcagtgaagctggaagactgcagtcaaacactggagctgaatgtcatcattaaagatgaagaagaggaggagaagattg gagaccacgttgagacattctctacatcAAGAGAGAAACAGCAGGAAGATGACAGAGCTAAGAGGTCTcaccactgcccacattgtgaggagattttcccaattctatcaaagctaaaaatacaccttaaaatacacacaggagatcATCTGTATCCCTGTACTGACTGTAGGAAGAGATTCACGACATCAAGGTCTCTGACAGTTcatcagagaatacacacaggagagaagccttacttctgctctgactgtgaaAAGCGTTTCTCTCGACTGGGCGACTTAAAaaaacatgaacgtatacatactggagtgaagccttactcctgctctgactgtggaaagagtttctctcgactgggccacttaaaaacacatgaacgtatacatacaggagagaagccttactcctgctctgactgtggaaatagtttctctcgactgggcgacttaaaaacacatgaacgtatacatactggagtgaagccttactcctgctctgactgtggaaagagtttctctcgactggaccacttaaaaacacatgaacgtatacatacaggagagaagccttactcctgctctgactgtggaaagagtttctctcgacTGGGAAACCtaaaaacacatgaacgtatacatacaggagtgaagccttactcctgctctgaatgtggaaagagtttctctcgacTGGGCGACTTAAAAACACATGAAAGTACACATACAGGAGTGAAttcttactcctgctctgactgtggaaagaggtTCTCTCGACTGGGccacttaaaaacacatgaacgtatacatacaggagtgaagccttactcctgctctaaatgtggaaagagtttctctcgactgggccacttaaaaagacatgaacgtatacatacaggagagaagccttactcctgctctgattgtggaaaatgcttcacaacatcaactgacctaaaagttcatcagagaacacacacaggagagaagccttactcctgctgtGATTGTGTAAAATGTTTCAAAACATCAACTGacctaaaagttcatcagagaacacacacaggagtgaagccttactcctgctctgactgtggaaagaggtTCTCTCGAATGGGCCAGTTAAAAAGACACCAAGGTACACataaaggagagaagccttaccactga